Below is a window of Sylvia atricapilla isolate bSylAtr1 chromosome 17, bSylAtr1.pri, whole genome shotgun sequence DNA.
GGGCTGGGCTGTGGTCTGTACAGACACGTCTGGCCCATTGACATCCCCCACTCATGTTACTGGTAGTGCCAAGAGCTCCCACAAAGCCTTGTCTGGAATGGCAGCAGCgccagggacagagggacagatcCCCAGCAGAGATGTGGGCAGAAAAagtcagggcagagcagccgtGGTGGTGCCCAGGGTGTGTTGCCCACCCAAGCCAAGGAagcccagggatgtggcagctggGATTTTACAGACGGCACACAATGGATTTATGGGTGTTGGGAAAGTGGAAGCTGCAAGGAATTTGCCTTTGGAAAGCGAGCTGAAGCACACGGAGCCGCTTGGGAACAACATCTGTGTGTCACCCCTCGTGGGGTCCATCTTCAGCGCGGCTTTAAATACACCTGAGTTGTTCACCCCATCCATTCCCGATCCATCTTCCAGCGAAGAAAAGACCGAAATGCAAACtccctgctggtgctgtgccacCCCCGGACCACAGCTGGTTTggacccagccctgctgccctcctccagcctcagcaaCCCCCCTGGATCAGATTCGGGCCATAACCCCACAGCCCCTCCGGGCATTGCCAGTGATCCAGGCAATGGATCTGCGTCCAATCAAtccttcccaaaccccacaAGGAagtggctgggagcagctgacaTGATAAAATCTTAccttaaaatctgctttttaattccTGCTGCCGTTGCTCTATGCATAATTGCACCTTCTGGCTCTTTTCCTGAGAACGGAGGAGCGGCCGGCGGATCCGGGTGCCTGCCCCCCTTCCCGCGGGCggctgtcccagctcccagcgATCGCACTTTTCTTTATCAACTTCATCTATGTCAGAAGCGCCCTCTCAGCGTCCTCAGCCCCAGCGGCCTGAgatttctctcttgttttgctTCCTGTATGGATTTTCTCAGTCCCCAACTGCTAATTCACTACCCCcgacttctgctttttttttttgttgtttgtgcaTGTGGAGCTGCGCAGATGctcttacacacacacacacacacacacactcactcaggcgctgctgcttcccttccGCTCTGCACTGCCCTCAGCTTTTAACCattgctgctttcttctcctctACAAAACCCCTTTACTGGCTTCCAGCCGTCCTTCCCACTTCCCTCCTTaattccctctgctctggcccATTCTGTTTTCGGGATGGGTGGGGTGGGTTGGAAGTGGCTCATTTGCGTTTCTCAAGGTGGGATGCGATGGGTTTCAGGTGACCTCTGCCATCCCACACTAAGGTAATGTCTCTCCCAACCTCCCTGGAGGTGACGACATCTGGAAACGCTCGGCTGTGAGAGTCTGCGCTGAGCTGGAAAATGCCCCCCAAAATCTTAGCCTGGCTTTTACGTCTCCCTTCCGAGGGCTGGATGAGGATGGAGGTGCTGATGGAGGTGGTGATTTAGGCATGATTGGGTCGGTTATGGAGAGGGTGGTGTCGGGCAGGGTGGCGATGGAGCGGGATGGAGGCAGTGACTGGGGCTGGCTGCCCCCGAGCgccccccgggccccgcggcgCTCGGGCCGCCGTGGCCGGGCTCCCGCCGCCCTCTCCCGGCCTTTCTCCGCGCTGCACCCGCCGCCTCCGGCCCTTCCCCCGGAGCGGGGTCAGGGGACAGCCGATGTCCCGCTGCCGGGCTGGAGACGGCGTGGGCCGGGGAAACCCGCGTgggagcggagcggggcagGTCCCGCACCCCGAGAGGCTCCGGGGATTGTCGCGCCCGCGTTTCTGTGACAGCAGGGACGTGTTCGCCTTGAACGCCAAGGCACGGTCTGGGATCCATTTGGGTTCCTTGGGGATGGTTCTCTGCCGGTCGCTTTGGAGCTCTCTGCGgtccttctcctccctgtgccCGCTGGGGACCGGCACAGCGCTGGGTATCCGAGACCCCCCGGGAACACAAGAGCCCAAGATTCCCGGCGCTGGGGCTGACTCAGAGCTCCCTCTCACCTCCCTGAGCTGTCCAGCACCCGCCGCTGTGTAATCCCACCGTCACCAGTcatgggagcagcaggaagtgGAGACCAAGGGCATCCCACGTCGGGAAATGTTCCTGGCACCCCTTCACCTGCTTTCTgactatttttctctctctttcccctgctgtcGGGCAAGCTCAGTGTGGGAGTTCATTTTCGCATCTTTGCCGTCAAAATTGGACAGGGGAAATTGAGGCACGGGGTCTGGGCTCCTTGCTGGGGGGATGCTGGGGGACAACAGGGAAAAtacagagctgctcagaagGGGAAGTTCTGGAGCTGGTGCATCAACACACAACTGGCCCAGGAGAGACCCAATGGGAAGCAAAACTCCACAGGGGAATTTTGTCGATGATTCTGAGGAATTAGGGTGATTTTCCAGAGCAGATGTGGAGGAGGAACAACCTCTCTGCAACATGAAAACGTGGCTTTGGAGTcccaggaaaggaaagcagagctgggagcgCTGCTGCCTTTTTCCAATTACCCTAGTGCTCTaataaagatatttcttttccccatgGCCCTTCCCTTTCTAATCTTTCCTGGTGAAAAGGCATCTCTCAGCAAGGCAGGGAGATAAGCAGTGCAGAGACCTGAGACTTCCCACCAGCGACCTTgaacagagctgctctgctcaggaaGGAAGATAAAGCCCAGATGGTTTTAGTGCTGCTTTGAATCCCTTTTTATAGCCTGAAAGTGAAAGTCTGCAGGTGACAGGGAAAACCCTCAGAGTACTGGAAACCTCTGACACAAGCAGAAAATTGCGAagtccagagcagctgtgcagggaaatGGGGGCATCTATGGGTGGGGAGTGGATACAACCGGTAGTGAAGGTCAGGGACAGTAGGATTGCTGGGATGAGGACCTGTAAAATGGTTGCCAATGCCTTGATTGCTAAAATGCACACATGGttgtggagcagagcagggggatggagaACCTGGAGGAAAGAGAGATCACATCCTTGACGCTGGTATTTACTGGGACACGGTGAGGACAGCAACACTGTCAAGGTGGTCCTGTGAGCCTGGGAGGACAACCAAGAGCAGAAGTCAGACTGGAGGCTGGTCCCTGCTCAGCTTCTTATGTCCGTCTGCATTGAGGCCACCCCACACTCGGCTGTGGCCCGAGGATATGGCTGGAAGgtcaggagagcagccaggactTGCAGCCTGGTCCCCTGCAGGGACGAGGACCAGTCCATGTCCTGCCACCAACTCTCCTTGTGGGGCTTGTGTCGTCTATCCACCAacctctgccccttccctgccagaTGCTCCCAGAATCCCAACCCTTTGCCTCCACAATGTGACCAAAAATTCAACGTTGTGCAGCCACCTTCAGGCTAAACTTCTGGGTTTTCCACACGTGCGCACATCCCTGTGTACATCCATACCTTCATCCCGGGATGTGCATATCCCCTACACCCTCCAATGCAGGGGACTGCATCTCTCCCCCATTTCCCCTTCGCTCTCCCCGGCGCTGCCTGGCCCTCAGTGCCGGTGTTTTGGGCAGGGAGCTCCTGCCCCGGGGCTGAGCTCCGGAGCgtttttccagctcctccctcccGTCGGCGGCCGCGGGGATGGGCGGTGGCGGAGGCGGGCGGGAGCAGCGCTccgcccgcggggccgggccgggccgggccggtgGGAGCCGAGGACAAAGGTGACCGTGCGGGAGCGGTGCCCCAAAGCCCCCCGGCACCATCCGAGCCCCGATCCAGCGCTCTCACGGCCACCACGGCCACGCGAGTGTCCTTGATGCTGGTGACCGCCGCAGACCGGAGGTAGAGTCCAGGTGAGTGGAAAGCCTGGCACGGCGAGGCCACCAGCGATTAGGGGACACGAGGAGGGGTGGCCTTGCCCGGGTGACAGGGTTCATGGCCACGGCTCTCCGGAGCGGCAGCCAGATCCGCGGCGCCGGCCAAAACCTTCCCTGCGCTCCGCGGGGAGGAGCGGCGCCACACGGAAAACACGGCGCCGGCGGGAAGGTCACCTGTGCCAGGTGACGTGAGACACCGGGAcaagccctgcctggggctcctcCGTGGGAAAACACTCTGCTGGGAGGGGACGGGGTGGGGGAACCTCTTCCTTAGTGAGCCCTGGGGAGCCACAGCCCACCCGGCGTCCGCCGCACTCAGCACCTTGTCTGGGAGCGGGCTTATCCCAACAACTGTCCCGGGGTTGTTTATTCGCCAGCTCCATTTCCTGGGCGCCAGGGCTGCCGCCAGCAGGAACAAAAAGCCGATGGTTCGTTTCCATGCAATTAAGGCGCAGCGCTGAGCACCCTCTGTCCCCGCAGGGCGCGGAGCCATGAAGCTGAACGAGCGGAGCTTGGCCTTCTACGCCACCTGCGACTCCCCGGCCGACAACGCCGGCTTCCTCTACAAGCGCGGCGAGCGGCACACGGCCTATCACCGCCGCTGGTTCGTGCTCAAGGGCAACATGCTCTTCTACTTCGAGGAGCGGGACAGCCGGGAGCCCGTGGGCGTCATCGTGCTGGAGGGCTGCAATGTGGAGCTCTGCGAGTCAGCCGAGAGCTTCGCCTTCGCCATCCGCTTTGGCGGCACCAAGTCCCGCACCTACGTGCTGGCGGCGGAGAGCCAGGAGGCCATGGAGTCGTGGGTGAAGTCGCTGTCCCGAGCCAGCTTTGACTACATGCGGCTGGTGGTGCgggagctggagaagcagctgcaggagatgaGCCAGGGGCTGGCCGGAGGATGTGGGGGCTCCCGGGAGCTTCCCGGCCCTTGGAAGCCGAAGCCGTCGGGGCTGGAGCAGTCCCGGGGTCGGCTGCCGGTTCTGCCCGCCACGCTGCCGAAGGAGAACGGCTGTGCGGTGTGGAACAACGTGTTGGGGGCGGCCCAGCTAGCTGACACCTCTGGCAGCGGTGGGCAcgatgaggaggaggaggagaacccgcggccgccgccgctgccgccgcgcAGGCGAGTGTTGAACGGCGAGGCGGCCAGCGCCGTGGCGGAGAGCCCGTCCACCTTCTGGCGGCTCCACGAGCAGTACAGCCGGGAGGTGGCCCGGCTGCGGCAGGACTGGCAGCAGAAGCGGCGTGGCCCCCGGCCCTGAGCGgtggctgagccctgggaaCATTccagaaactgaggcagggtGGAAGTTGTCATCCTTGGTGGTGGCCCTGTGTGCAGACCTGGCCGTGGTGGTGATGGACGCCTGCCGGTGGTGCCAACGAGGGCTCGGCACCGAGGGACACCGGTGCTACCCTGTGATGGTGAAATGGGCACCACAGGGGTGCCCTCCAGCCATGCCCCATGTGGGTGTGGGGTGCTCCACTCAGCACAAGCAAACTACAAACCACTCACTGGCTGAGGCCTCCTGGGAATCGACcactgctctggctctgctgcgGCCTCTTGATGCTCTTGCAGTGGGATCACGCATTGGCAACTTCTGGAGGAGGATTTTGATGGGATCTCACCAGTCTGAGTGCTCATGTTCCACAAAGGAGAGTCCGCTGCCGACTTCCCCTCCCGGCCCGGCACAAGGTTGAGGTCggctgagctctgccagatccctctgctccagcaggatgtggtttgaaatgaaaatatcagtGAGTGCAGCCCTTCCttaactgcagcagcagctccgcATGCTCCAGGGAGCTGGTGACACCCAGCCCCAGGCATTACACAGGGAGCAATTGCTGCTTGCAGCCTGGATGGcaaatgtgtgtgtgggggTCAGACCCTGGGGTaattcagcagctgcaggcactgccttGCTGGTGGATATTTTGGGACAGCACATCATCCCCGTGCCAGCTCACTAAGGGGAAGCGTTGCTCGTGGTGGCAAATGGGAACGTGTGTGTCAGCAGCAGAGCGTGAGGAATGATTCATGTGCCAAACCAGAGCAAAGCTGGTGTCTCATGCCTGTGTTTCTCTCTTACTTCCACAACAGACACTCCAGCTGCTGGCCCAAAGGTGAGGTGAcccaccctggagcagggggGAGCAGTCAGGGTGCCCTGGCTTAGGGCTGGGTGGCTCCAGCTCCCTTTGCTCCTTTGAGACAGGTACAAGATTTTTCTACAATAAAAGTTGTTTCAGAACTTCCCTCCCATCCATGGTTCTTGTTCGTACCTCTAAGCTTCTGGGGGAGGTGAGTCCAGGTGggaattaatgttttattttagttgtcctcctgtccccaccatGTCTGTGGGGCTGGTCAGGAACTGTGTCACCTGAAGGGGACATGGTCAATGCCAGGGTCTTGCAGTGCCCTGGAGCCCCATAtctgcctgcagggatggggtgaGATGGGATGGGGTCACCTGGGAGCATCAGGACACCCAGTGCCAGGGTGATCCCATGGCAGAGATGGATCTTAACCAGGACAAAGTATCTGTCCCCTTGTTGATGCTACACAGGGACCAGGGACTCTGAACTCATGAAAGTGGCCAGCACATCCCCGTGTTCCTGCTTACACATCCAACCTGCATGAATATCTCCAGCTTCTCTTTAACACAGGGTCTGGCAGAGGTTGGGCAATCACTTcttggggaaactgaggcacgaaGCCAGCCAGGGCCACCTGCTCACTGAGAGCCCTGCAGAGCATGGAGCCTACTCCTGGCCAGGCAAAGGATCCCTCTATGGAATTTGGCAATTGGAGCAGTGCCAAGGGCAGCCAGGGTGCAGCTGCACCCGGAGCACCCAGATGGTTCACACAGCTCCATCCTTCGCCGCAGGGGAAGATTCTGGTTTCCATGGCAGCTGGCCCAGCTTCTCCAGACGTTCAGATATCCATCAAAAATAAGTCCTTCTCAACATGTTAGCTGACAAACAAGCTTAAACAGATATGCAACATACGGATTTATTAATCCATCAGACACAAACAGCCCTGCCTCGTGTCAGAAGCTGCCGGCTCGCCCAGCGATGGTTGGCTCCAAAAAAGAGCCGTGCTGGGGCGTGGTGCtgtcaggttggacagggttttgggcagcctggtctggtggaaggtgtctctgcctaTGGAAGGGGGCTGGAATAAGATGATCCTTAAGTTgtcttctaacccaaaccattccaggaaATGATGGTTTTATGATAAACCAAGCTGAAACTCACACTGGAGGATGTTGAGCTACCCCAGGGGTAGGAGCAAACCTGCAGCAGGGATAAGCACAGGAATTTCATGGGGCAGGATCATACCCTGAGCTGGACTAATCTCATTTAACACCCTCCTTTTTTATCTCCCAGTCACTGAGAGCTCTTGCCATCCCAAAGCAAAGCTGGGGTGCCAACACCAGGCACCAGGCAAATGCGAGAGGAGTTCCCATTCCATCACCTCCAGACAAAACACACCCCAAGGCCAGAGTCGTATCCAACTTCTGTATTTAGTGGCTCTTTACAGAACTTGTTCCTTCCAAAATTGTTAAACAAAGTTCATCGATCTCATAGAAACTTTTGAAGTACAGAACATGAGCCTAACAAAAACGTGACCGGTGTGTCCCGCTGGCTTTCAATACAACAGGATTGCTGTGCTCAGGACTATCCTAAGTGCTTCCTCAAATCCCATTCCAATAAAGCTCCCTCTAGCACACAACGGAGAAGGCAGTCAGTGGTCACACCTCCACCTTCCACAGCACGGTGGCAGAGCAGCCATGGGCACCCTGGGGCTCATCAGGGCAGGGGAAGCAGGCAAAGAGAACCGTGCCCTCACCCAGCATTGCTTGTCCACTACCACCCGAGTATAAAAATACCTTCTATTCTGATAAAAACTTCTACAGTGGAAAATCAGTCAATGCATCACCTGGGAGCCTGGCAGGGCCTTGGTGGGTGATGGCTGATGCTctgtgggcaggggacagggcagagcagcccagcatGGGACACTCCACATCGTTCAAAGGCCAGCTGGAGGTGGTGGGGtcagggaggtgacagggagCACATTGGGATGGTCCCACTACTGAGCTCCTGCACAGGATCAGCCCTGGAGAGCCAAAGCTCGGTGCTGCtttgcccagctcagggctgagcttGCCCAGTTCAGGCAGGAGCCTGATGTAATATCCCAGAGCTCATCCTGGCATCACTGCCATCCCCcacctggggacatggctgcaggaaggggatGCTCCTCatgccctgctgctctccctaAAAAAGTTCTTCAGCCCCAAGAGCTGGGCTGTGATGCTGGAGCAAccctgagcagggctcagcctgtgAGTGTGTAGCTCATGATTTTTTTGGGTGCTCACCTCAAGCACAGCTGCCCCGGGGCCAAAGCTCAGAGGatccatctttttctttcctgaatggACAGGGCACCAGGATGCCATGGATGTCCATCCCCAGCGAGCTGCTACCATCCTCAAGCATCACACCCAGGTACATTTTCCCATCCCACTCCTCAAATCCCAAGCTCAGGTTGCTTCCTTTGCTTTtgcctcattttctctcttcctctgggAGCTGCCATGAGCCTCTGGATGGAGGAAGCGCGAGGGACGGCGTTGGGACCATGCTACATCTTGTTCCAGAAGGCTATTGCAGACATTTCTACAACATATACAACCGCACGGGACATTCTGTGTTACAAAGGCTTCCAAAAACATAAACCACCAGAACTAAATACATACTCGATGGCGTCAGGGGCTTTAGAGTCTTCAGGGACTAGGACGCAGTCTCTGGCTGGGGCAGAAGCGATGCAGTGTCTTACAGACAGGGGTGGAAACTGCAAAAGTTTCTCAAATTTGGTCAGTCTCATAGTGCTTCTTGATGGCTTTGCTCAAAAAGtcttttttgtgggttgttttttctgtttgtttgattttttttttgtttatttgtttttaatctcaTCCAGTGGCAAACTACAAGACTTCAGTGTACATTTAATGACACAACTGCTACATCATCTTGATTTTATAGCTATCTTTAATATCAAAGCAGCTTAAGCTGTTAATAAATTCCAAAGTatccttttattaaaatatctaaaagaggtctataaatattttttgatttttgttttgttttgttttgtttttcttttctaaaattgTTCCcagtttttcacatttaaaacaaaGCCAGAGGAGTGGGGTGGCTTCATAGAGGGGGGGTCCCCTGTTTTCCACGGGCGCTCCTCTTCCGTGGCACCGGCCACTCGTCACCTCTCGGTGCACACTGCATTtatcaaaatatatatatatatatgtgtgggggtgtatatatatatttagggTGGCAGGGGGAGGGCTCAGAACTCCCACTCCAGGGCCTCCTCACGGTTGGCAGCCCGCTCCAGGCGGTGGATGATGTTGTTGAGGTTGGCCATCTTCTCGTGGCGCCGCTGCACGCTGGAGCTGAGCCGGGGGCCAGGCGCCGGAGGAAGCGCCGGCGACACCGGCCCGGCAGAGGATGGTCCTGGTGAGGCTGAGCCGGTGAGGCCGGGCGAGGAAGCTGCCGAGGGTGACGTTGGGGAGACCACCAAACTGCAACGGGATGACCCCGTGGAGGACTGGGAGCTGTCGGGGTGCGGCGGTGGCGGCGGTGCGGGTCCCCCAGCGGTGGCACCGGTGTGGGCTCCCCGCCGCGGGAGGCTGCCGGCGCTGGGGGTGGCGGCGTGGGGGGCTGCCCCTCGCTCCTCCTGGGGAGGTCCGGTCCCTTTGGCCGCTCCGGCCGGGCTGCGTGAGTCCCGCCGGCGGCTCCAGCCGCCCGGatccccctgctcctccttcaCCTTCACGGGCACGGCGGCGCAGGGGGGCTCGCCCCCCACGAACACGGGTTTGTGATCCTCTGTGTCCGAATCGGGGCTGTGGGGGGCCCGGCGCCCGGGGATGGCTGTCCCACCACTCTGCTCCGGGTCCGTGTCATTGTCCTGCGCGCCCTCCACCAGCATCTCTCGGCGCATCCGTGACCTGCGGGACACGGCCACGGAGGGGTGGCAACAATCACCCACTGACACATGCCACGGTCACCGCATGTCCCCAGCCAGTGGACAAATTGTCCACTACAATACCACCTAGGGAtggagcctgtgctgctccccagggctgtgggcttGGATCttgtgctccagcagcctccatAAGGCATTTCCTCCCCCTTctcagagctcctgctctggggtgaGCAGGTGGATGTGACCACGGAAACCTCTTTAGATGCTCAACATGACTTGGTCAAGGTAGCCAAAACCACCCACAGCCTGGGGTGCAGCTGGAGACCTTCAGTGGGTCTGCACCTCCCCTCTAGGGAAGAGTGACGGGGAAGGCTGGAAGGGGGACAGTGACACCCCCTCCATGGCACAGCACCGTcagacccccaaaccccaggagCAGCCGTACCTGTAGTTGTGGAACCAGTTGATGACAGTGTTGGTCTTGAGGTTGAGCTGGAAGGAGAGCAGCTCGATGGTCTGTTGGGAGGGGTATGGCTCCAGCTGGTAGGCTTTCTTTAGGgcttccttctcctctggcGCCAGCACCACCCGCGGCTTCTTGAtctgcagcaggctgaggtCCTGCGGCGGGGCGCCAGGGCTGGCGCACTCGGAGCGGGCGCTGGGGGACTCGCTGTCCGAGCTGGCGCTCATCAGCCCGTACCGGCGCTTCAGGTaggctgcaggagaggacaCCCAGCTGGCACCGCTCACCCCCCGGCCCAGAACACCCCCTCAGCCAGCACCCCACACCCAGCGGGGCCGTGTCACCCCGTCCCTCACctttcttctccagcttcttCATGTCGCGCAGC
It encodes the following:
- the PHETA1 gene encoding sesquipedalian-1 gives rise to the protein MKLNERSLAFYATCDSPADNAGFLYKRGERHTAYHRRWFVLKGNMLFYFEERDSREPVGVIVLEGCNVELCESAESFAFAIRFGGTKSRTYVLAAESQEAMESWVKSLSRASFDYMRLVVRELEKQLQEMSQGLAGGCGGSRELPGPWKPKPSGLEQSRGRLPVLPATLPKENGCAVWNNVLGAAQLADTSGSGGHDEEEEENPRPPPLPPRRRVLNGEAASAVAESPSTFWRLHEQYSREVARLRQDWQQKRRGPRP